A DNA window from Anastrepha ludens isolate Willacy chromosome 6, idAnaLude1.1, whole genome shotgun sequence contains the following coding sequences:
- the LOC128866045 gene encoding uncharacterized protein CG5098 isoform X1 has translation MSNNNPHGHISQPTQNPSWNHLQIPSYIPRQPQLAHMSNERPMVRSPSAWHAPAPPPDSLYNFMSANHKNLEHQMNSLLPRSLLPPFDSMDLSLQSSRSSSSPLNKAVGGHAPGMLPHEYGGHKHATTPQPSGPPPPHQHQQHPHQQQQQQQQQQQQQGQSQLHGPNSYPIHNLSSNSPSSLAQQQHQQQSQSQHAHHSQLSALQSSPATHGMQSATPQSPASPAASQGPGKYMNTNGNDCEGMLPPSGTNPGGPTSVGGNNNNGGGSGGTGNGGGSGGGPSPVHPYMREPNDAPTHMGDSYGKVSHLARNYETDLQSKGSSSKPVELVSKDCNYPSLISNKMPSHTQQTQQQHQQSQVSPKKHSPMRTYHAQQQHQHHHQQQQQQQQQHQSSFNNPSQSTMKHNGPHTPPTPQSPVMHQQSGGPLHGMDYNQMHLQQQPPPQSSYPHQQQQHMSQHLPPPPPQHALHYPPHPHAHPHSHSLLPQQSAHQQQQPTSQLSQQNQPHHVSTQQQHIHPPMHQTQQHHHQVSPRMHQHHQHQQQQQQSMQPQQQNSSPPMRHTLSAHLHRTNSSNVTRPDDMAPVASNASNTSSYNMHSTEKKKSSPHGENAVISDLSPAAIDTTANIPFSTSGGCAPSCIPDSAESPSPEAVSSHCESLDSNSNSSGGGGASFRQRLQKRGSIEAKSSGTEHEAADFGNVLMPAQGRGDALQRRQQLPRNNIPRTPKSSPPEQMRRSPRKADSKSPTSNLTKSPPTATANLGTPFSLQEKMPTASTPTSPTSQTMENGRIPTASTDTNSLRTMAEAFADSEVETIDKISAMIASTANDSTPNMDANSNSSVKSIGERENSVISSGSPKTKKQRQALKLRNASEYNSNSNGSSNSYGAIGNAPSRCMTMSDNAVAVDELRKELMRSELQQTDETNGIKSAVAHSTKTDRDSAASISIETETDTRIRHPPPLSPQSNSHSSSSSSSSSSCSNSSHSSIGSKTATKAGKVSGSQCIVIASTASAVEDGNKTTRQAQIDNKTSSTLADNEPLNLNALKTDTVTASFEEVENKLEEMFAGIEDEPIIPEPEDIVSQAPANATEVVRDLSLALELSTNTSTQHSAPTSDEAMELNQSVNACVKDMSAPLHVRTDGPPPTKAAKKSTLPSPVRKPAAETPPDASSASAGAVQNADEKKIAKESDAALAAVGRRNGPPRRRLSVAMDPANLRIMLGEESDFTETRPQRAKRAAAAKRNNNNTDNSGDHSKEVICLDDDDDQPSTSAAAAAALAAKTMVASTAKEAASHAVGGSGANAKATPKNAKGGKAQDTRKRPSRANDVGKNGGKKKLTGKQQQRRKQQQNSSEDEAPAAPSSSAVAEQIKNKSPFILVKRDGSISVVNAPLNAEDVNEKHSGSRLIKKPAGAAGYAHDRKNLRGLHSSTLSNKYDADTTDSTWICVFCKRGPHRMGLGDLFGPYLVTVDCEEYKAAVKAPDALDLDAIFVSKRRRIDMVQTNPRNLPVMAAKNSAAEIGTTIGATRTSVGGKKKKKSMDTSMPGALNSLVPVIDPLDCSADEALQHNFLGMSKVSETSYEVWLHEDCIVWAPDVFLVGVRVMGLDAAVWNSTHYHCTLCSKPGAIVCCLQRDCKATAHVPCAREAGWNLNESTMNVHCQKHATTNAVQTTVAATTTITTPAVTSSAAVRELQAVSSGRQSDLKNS, from the exons ATGTCTAACAATAACCCGCATGGACACATAAGCCAACCGACGCAAAACCCTTCATGGAATCATTTGCAA ATACCATCGTATATACCGAGGCAGCCACAGTTGGCGCACATGTCCAACGAACGTCCCATGGTGCGATCACCATCGGCATGGCATGCGCCGGCACCGCCACCGGATTCCCTATATAATTTCATGTCGGCCaatcataaaaat CTCGAACATCAGATGAACTCGCTGCTGCCACGTTCATTACTACCCCCATTCGACTCGATGGACTTATCACTTCAATCGAGTCGTAGTTCCAGTTCACCTCTGAACAAGGCAGTTGGTGGTCATGCGCCCGGTATGCTGCCACATGAGTATGGCGGTCATAAACATGCAACTACGCCACAGCCATCAGGACCACCACCACCgcatcaacatcaacaacatccacaccagcagcagcagcagcaacaacaacagcagcagcagcaaggtCAATCACAATTGCATGGACCAAATAGTTACCCGAT tcatAATTTATCATCGAATTCACCCTCTAGTTTAGCacaacagcaacaccaacaacaatcaCAATCTCAACACGCACATCATTCGCAACTATCTGCGCTGCAATCATCGCCTGCCACGCATGGCATGCAAAGTGCTACACCCCAATCTCCAGCATCGCCAGCTGCAAGCCAGGGTCCGGGGAAATATATGAATACGAATGGCAACGATTGCGAAGGAATGTTACCACCTAGTGGCACAAATCCTGGTGGTCCAACGTCGGTGGGTGGCAACAATAATAATGGTGGCGGAAGTGGTGGCACCGGCAATGGCGGTGGTAGCGGTGGTGGACCGAGCCCTGTACATCCTTACATGCGCGAACCAAATGATGCGCCAACACATATGGGCGACAGTTATGGAAAGGTATCTCATTTGGCACGCAACTATGAGACTGAT TTGCAGTCCAAGGGTTCTAGTTCAAAGCCAGTTGAGTTGGTTAGCAAAGATTGTAATTATCCCTCGCttatatcaaataaaatgcCGTCACATACACAGCAaacgcagcagcagcatcagcagTCACAAGTTTCTCCCAAGAAAC ACTCACCGATGCGCACCTATCATGCacaacagcaacaccaacatcatcatcaacagcagcagcaacaacaacaacagcaccagTCATCGTTTAACAATCCCTCACAATCCACAATGAAACACAATGGCCCGCACACCCCGCCAACACCACAGTCTCCAGTTATGCATCAACAATCTGGCGGACCTTTGCATGGCATGGACTACAATCAAATGCATTTGCAGCAGCAGCCGCCGCCGCAGAGCAGTTACCCacatcagcaacagcaacatatGTCGCAGCACTTGCCACCTCCACCACCACAGCATGCTCTACACTACCCACCACACCCGCACGCACATCCACATTCACACAGCTTGCTGCCACAACAATCGgcacaccagcaacaacaaccaacgTCACAATTGTCGCAACAGAACCAGCCACATCATGTGTCAACGCAACAGCAACACATACATCCGCCAATGCATCAAACGCAACAGCATCATCACCAAGTTTCGCCACGCATGCACCAACACCACCAacatcagcaacagcaacaacaatccaTGCAACCGCAGCAACAGAATTCGTCGCCACCGATGCGTCATACTTTGAGCGCCCATTTACATCGCACTAACTCCAGCAATGTAACGCGTCCGGATGATATGGCTCCTGTTGCATCGAATGCATCAAACACCTCATCATACAACATGCATTCAACTGAAAAGAAGAAATCTTCACCGCACGGCGAAAACGCCGTGATATCTGATCTTTCACCTGCAGCTATTGACACCACTGCTAATATTCCCTTTTCAACGAGCGGGGGTTGTGCGCCAAGTTGCATACCTGACAGCGCTGAATCACCGTCTCCGGAAGCAGTGTCATCACATTGCGAATCGCTGGACTCAAATAGCAATAGCAGTGGTGGTGGAGGCGCTAGTTTTCGACAGCGTTTACAAAAACGGGGCAGCATCGAAGCCAAGTCTTCAGGCACTGAGCATGAAGCTGCTGATTTCGGCAATGTTTTAATGCCGGCACAGGGTAGAGGAGATGCTCTACAAAGGCGGCAGCAATTGCCACGGAATAACATTCCTAGAACTCCAAAGTCTTCACCACCGGAACAAATGAGACGTTCGCCCCGAAAGGCTGATAG CAAATCACCTACAAGCAATTTAACTAAATCACCTCCCACTGCAACGGCAAACTTGGGTACACCATTCTCTCTGCAAGAAAAAATGCCAACAGCTTCTACACCAACTTCGCCAACAAGCCAGACAATGGAGAATGGTCGCATACCTACAGCCAGCACAGATACAAACTCGCTTCGAACTATGGCCGAAGCGTTTGCAGACTCGGAAGTGGAAACAATTGACAAAATCAGCGCCATGATTGCCAGTACTGCAAACGATAGTACACCGAATATGGATGCGAATAGCAATTCAAGTGTCAAGAGTATCGGGGAACGAGAGAACAGTGTTATTAGCAGCGGCagcccaaaaaccaaaaaacagcgACAAGCGCTAAAACTGCGCAATGCCTCGGAATACAACTCCAATTCGAACGGCTCAAGCAATTCATATGGCGCTATTGGAAACGCACCAAGCAGGTGTATGACAATGAGTGATAATGCTGTCGCAGTTGATGAATTGCGGAAAGAACTAATGCGATCAGAATTGCAGCAAACGGATGAGACTAACGGCATCAAATCAGCAGTCGCGCACTCCACAAAAACTGATCGCGATAGCGCTGCCAGCATAAGCATTGAGACAGAAACCGATACGCGAATTCGTCATCCACCACCGCTGAGCCCGCAAAGCAATAGTCACAGCAGCAGCAGTTCGTCGAGCAGTTCAAGTTGCAGCAACTccagtcacagcagcattggcagcaaaacagcaacaaaggcaGGGAAAGTGTCAGGAAGTCAGTGCATCGTTATCGCTTCGACGGCATCAGCCGTTGAGGATGGAAACAAAACAACGCGGCAGGCTCAAATCGACAACAAAACTTCGTCAACATTAGCCGACAATGAGCCATTGAATTTGAATGCACTAAAAACTGACACAGTAACAGCTTCGTTTGAGGag gtggAAAATAAGTTGGAGGAAATGTTCGCCGGCATTGAGGATGAACCAATTATACCAGAGCCCGAAGATATTGTTTCGCAGGCCCCTGCCAATGCGACCGAGGTGGTGCGCGATTTAAGCTTGGCATTGGAGTTATCCACAAATACCAGCACACAACACAGCGCCCCAACATCTGATGAGGCAATGGAGTTGAACCAATCTGTGAATGCTTGTGTTAAGGATATGAGTGCGCCGCTGCATGTGCGTACTGATGGTCCACCTCCAACGAAGGCCGCCAAAAAATCCACACTACCTAGTCCTGTGCGCAAACCAGCTGCTGAAACGCCACCTGATGCTTCTTCAGCTTCAGCGGGAGCTGTGCAGAATGCGGACGAAAAAAAGATTGCAAAGGAGAGTGATGCAGCATTAGCTGCTGTTGGCAGACGAAATGGTCCGCCACGTCGTCGCCTCTCAGTTGCTATGGATCCAGCAAATTTGCGCATTATGTTGGGGGAGGAATCTGACTTTACGGAAACACGTCCGCAACGCGCGAAACGCGCAGCCGCAGCTAAAAGGAATAACAATAACACTGATAACAGCGGCGACCATAGCAAAGAAGTCATATGCttagatgatgatgacgatCAGCCGAGCACTTCTGCCGCTGCAGCCGCAGCCTTAGCGGCTAAGACGATGGTCGCTAGCACAGCCAAAGAAGCAGCATCGCATGCAGTCGGTGGAAGCGGTGCCAATGCGAAAGCAACACCCAAAAACGCTAAAGGCGGCAAAGCGCAGGATACGCGCAAACGACCCAGTCGCGCTAATGATGTTGGCAAGAATGGTGGTAAGAAGAAGTTGACGgggaagcagcagcagcggcgtaaacaacagcaaaattcatcagaagATGAAGCGCCAGCTGCTCCGTCGTCTTCTGCCGTCGCGGagcaaataaagaataaatccCCATTTATCTTGGTCAAACGGGATGGTAGCATAAGTGTGGTGAATGCACCATTGAATGCTGAAGATGTAAACGAAAAGCACTCGGGCTCGCGGCTGATCAAGAAGCCTGCAGGTGCTGCCGGGTATGCGCACGATAGGAAAAACCTGCGGGGTCTGCACTCGTCCACGTTGAGCAATAAATACGATGCAGATACTACAGATTCAACGTGGATTTGTGTATTTTGCAAGCGGGGTCCTCATCGCATGGGGCTAGGTGACTTATTCGGACCCTACCTGGTCACAGTCGATTGTGAGGAGTATAAAGCGGCGGTAAAAGCGCCTGATGCACTTGATTTGGATGCGATTTTCGTTAGCAAGCGGAGGCGTATTGATATGGTTCAGACAAATCCGCGTAATCTGCCTGTGATGGCTGCTAAAAACAGCGCAGCGGAAATAGGCACAACTATTGGCGCAACGCGTACAAGCGTTGGG ggtaaaaagaaaaagaaatctatGGACACAAGTATGCCTGGAGCTCTGAATTCCCTTGTACCAGTCATTGATCCACTCGACTGCAGCGCAGATGAAGCATTGCAGCATAATTTCCTTGGCATGAGCAAAGTTTCGGAAACAAGCTATGAAGTGTGGCTGCATGAGGACTGTATTGTTTGGGCACCAGACGTATTTTTAGTCGGCGTACGTGTCATGGGGCTCGATGCAGCGGTCTGGAATAGCACTCACTACCATTGTACGTTGTGCAGCAAGCCGGGTGCAATTGTTTGTTGCCTGCAGCGTGATTGTAAGGCGACAGCACATGTGCCATGTGCACGAGAGGCCGGCTGGAACTTAAATGAGTCGACAATGAATGTGCACTGTCAGAAGCATGCGACTACTAATGCAGTGCAAACAACCgtggcagcaacaacaacaataaccactCCTGCTGTAACAAGCTCAGCTGCGGTACGCGAACTGCAGGCTGTAAGCAGCGGACGTCAATctgatttgaaaaattcttgA
- the LOC128866045 gene encoding uncharacterized protein CG5098 isoform X2, with product MSNNNPHGHISQPTQNPSWNHLQIPSYIPRQPQLAHMSNERPMVRSPSAWHAPAPPPDSLYNFMSANHKNLEHQMNSLLPRSLLPPFDSMDLSLQSSRSSSSPLNKAVGGHAPGMLPHEYGGHKHATTPQPSGPPPPHQHQQHPHQQQQQQQQQQQQQGQSQLHGPNSYPIHNLSSNSPSSLAQQQHQQQSQSQHAHHSQLSALQSSPATHGMQSATPQSPASPAASQGPGKYMNTNGNDCEGMLPPSGTNPGGPTSVGGNNNNGGGSGGTGNGGGSGGGPSPVHPYMREPNDAPTHMGDSYGKVSHLARNYETDLQSKGSSSKPVELVSKDCNYPSLISNKMPSHTQQTQQQHQQSQVSPKKHSPMRTYHAQQQHQHHHQQQQQQQQQHQSSFNNPSQSTMKHNGPHTPPTPQSPVMHQQSGGPLHGMDYNQMHLQQQPPPQSSYPHQQQQHMSQHLPPPPPQHALHYPPHPHAHPHSHSLLPQQSAHQQQQPTSQLSQQNQPHHVSTQQQHIHPPMHQTQQHHHQVSPRMHQHHQHQQQQQQSMQPQQQNSSPPMRHTLSAHLHRTNSSNVTRPDDMAPVASNASNTSSYNMHSTEKKKSSPHGENAVISDLSPAAIDTTANIPFSTSGGCAPSCIPDSAESPSPEAVSSHCESLDSNSNSSGGGGASFRQRLQKRGSIEAKSSGTEHEAADFGNVLMPAQGRGDALQRRQQLPRNNIPRTPKSSPPEQMRRSPRKADSKSPTSNLTKSPPTATANLGTPFSLQEKMPTASTPTSPTSQTMENGRIPTASTDTNSLRTMAEAFADSEVETIDKISAMIASTANDSTPNMDANSNSSVKSIGERENSVISSGSPKTKKQRQALKLRNASEYNSNSNGSSNSYGAIGNAPSRCMTMSDNAVAVDELRKELMRSELQQTDETNGIKSAVAHSTKTDRDSAASISIETETDTRIRHPPPLSPQSNSHSSSSSSSSSSCSNSSHSSIGSKTATKAGKVSGSQCIVIASTASAVEDGNKTTRQAQIDNKTSSTLADNEPLNLNALKTDTVTASFEEVENKLEEMFAGIEDEPIIPEPEDIVSQAPANATEVVRDLSLALELSTNTSTQHSAPTSDEAMELNQSVNACVKDMSAPLHVRTDGPPPTKAAKKSTLPSPVRKPAAETPPDASSASAGAVQNADEKKIAKESDAALAAVGRRNGPPRRRLSVAMDPANLRIMLGEESDFTETRPQRAKRAAAAKRNNNNTDNSGDHSKEVICLDDDDDQPSTSAAAAAALAAKTMVASTAKEAASHAVGGSGANAKATPKNAKGGKAQDTRKRPSRANDVGKNGGKKKLTGKQQQRRKQQQNSSEDEAPAAPSSSAVAEQIKNKSPFILVKRDGSISVVNAPLNAEDVNEKHSGSRLIKKPAGAAGYAHDRKNLRGLHSSTLSNKYDADTTDSTWICVFCKRGPHRMGLGDLFGPYLVTVDCEEYKAAVKAPDALDLDAIFVSKRRRIDMVQTNPRNLPVMAAKNSAAEIGTTIGATRTSVGKKKSMDTSMPGALNSLVPVIDPLDCSADEALQHNFLGMSKVSETSYEVWLHEDCIVWAPDVFLVGVRVMGLDAAVWNSTHYHCTLCSKPGAIVCCLQRDCKATAHVPCAREAGWNLNESTMNVHCQKHATTNAVQTTVAATTTITTPAVTSSAAVRELQAVSSGRQSDLKNS from the exons ATGTCTAACAATAACCCGCATGGACACATAAGCCAACCGACGCAAAACCCTTCATGGAATCATTTGCAA ATACCATCGTATATACCGAGGCAGCCACAGTTGGCGCACATGTCCAACGAACGTCCCATGGTGCGATCACCATCGGCATGGCATGCGCCGGCACCGCCACCGGATTCCCTATATAATTTCATGTCGGCCaatcataaaaat CTCGAACATCAGATGAACTCGCTGCTGCCACGTTCATTACTACCCCCATTCGACTCGATGGACTTATCACTTCAATCGAGTCGTAGTTCCAGTTCACCTCTGAACAAGGCAGTTGGTGGTCATGCGCCCGGTATGCTGCCACATGAGTATGGCGGTCATAAACATGCAACTACGCCACAGCCATCAGGACCACCACCACCgcatcaacatcaacaacatccacaccagcagcagcagcagcaacaacaacagcagcagcagcaaggtCAATCACAATTGCATGGACCAAATAGTTACCCGAT tcatAATTTATCATCGAATTCACCCTCTAGTTTAGCacaacagcaacaccaacaacaatcaCAATCTCAACACGCACATCATTCGCAACTATCTGCGCTGCAATCATCGCCTGCCACGCATGGCATGCAAAGTGCTACACCCCAATCTCCAGCATCGCCAGCTGCAAGCCAGGGTCCGGGGAAATATATGAATACGAATGGCAACGATTGCGAAGGAATGTTACCACCTAGTGGCACAAATCCTGGTGGTCCAACGTCGGTGGGTGGCAACAATAATAATGGTGGCGGAAGTGGTGGCACCGGCAATGGCGGTGGTAGCGGTGGTGGACCGAGCCCTGTACATCCTTACATGCGCGAACCAAATGATGCGCCAACACATATGGGCGACAGTTATGGAAAGGTATCTCATTTGGCACGCAACTATGAGACTGAT TTGCAGTCCAAGGGTTCTAGTTCAAAGCCAGTTGAGTTGGTTAGCAAAGATTGTAATTATCCCTCGCttatatcaaataaaatgcCGTCACATACACAGCAaacgcagcagcagcatcagcagTCACAAGTTTCTCCCAAGAAAC ACTCACCGATGCGCACCTATCATGCacaacagcaacaccaacatcatcatcaacagcagcagcaacaacaacaacagcaccagTCATCGTTTAACAATCCCTCACAATCCACAATGAAACACAATGGCCCGCACACCCCGCCAACACCACAGTCTCCAGTTATGCATCAACAATCTGGCGGACCTTTGCATGGCATGGACTACAATCAAATGCATTTGCAGCAGCAGCCGCCGCCGCAGAGCAGTTACCCacatcagcaacagcaacatatGTCGCAGCACTTGCCACCTCCACCACCACAGCATGCTCTACACTACCCACCACACCCGCACGCACATCCACATTCACACAGCTTGCTGCCACAACAATCGgcacaccagcaacaacaaccaacgTCACAATTGTCGCAACAGAACCAGCCACATCATGTGTCAACGCAACAGCAACACATACATCCGCCAATGCATCAAACGCAACAGCATCATCACCAAGTTTCGCCACGCATGCACCAACACCACCAacatcagcaacagcaacaacaatccaTGCAACCGCAGCAACAGAATTCGTCGCCACCGATGCGTCATACTTTGAGCGCCCATTTACATCGCACTAACTCCAGCAATGTAACGCGTCCGGATGATATGGCTCCTGTTGCATCGAATGCATCAAACACCTCATCATACAACATGCATTCAACTGAAAAGAAGAAATCTTCACCGCACGGCGAAAACGCCGTGATATCTGATCTTTCACCTGCAGCTATTGACACCACTGCTAATATTCCCTTTTCAACGAGCGGGGGTTGTGCGCCAAGTTGCATACCTGACAGCGCTGAATCACCGTCTCCGGAAGCAGTGTCATCACATTGCGAATCGCTGGACTCAAATAGCAATAGCAGTGGTGGTGGAGGCGCTAGTTTTCGACAGCGTTTACAAAAACGGGGCAGCATCGAAGCCAAGTCTTCAGGCACTGAGCATGAAGCTGCTGATTTCGGCAATGTTTTAATGCCGGCACAGGGTAGAGGAGATGCTCTACAAAGGCGGCAGCAATTGCCACGGAATAACATTCCTAGAACTCCAAAGTCTTCACCACCGGAACAAATGAGACGTTCGCCCCGAAAGGCTGATAG CAAATCACCTACAAGCAATTTAACTAAATCACCTCCCACTGCAACGGCAAACTTGGGTACACCATTCTCTCTGCAAGAAAAAATGCCAACAGCTTCTACACCAACTTCGCCAACAAGCCAGACAATGGAGAATGGTCGCATACCTACAGCCAGCACAGATACAAACTCGCTTCGAACTATGGCCGAAGCGTTTGCAGACTCGGAAGTGGAAACAATTGACAAAATCAGCGCCATGATTGCCAGTACTGCAAACGATAGTACACCGAATATGGATGCGAATAGCAATTCAAGTGTCAAGAGTATCGGGGAACGAGAGAACAGTGTTATTAGCAGCGGCagcccaaaaaccaaaaaacagcgACAAGCGCTAAAACTGCGCAATGCCTCGGAATACAACTCCAATTCGAACGGCTCAAGCAATTCATATGGCGCTATTGGAAACGCACCAAGCAGGTGTATGACAATGAGTGATAATGCTGTCGCAGTTGATGAATTGCGGAAAGAACTAATGCGATCAGAATTGCAGCAAACGGATGAGACTAACGGCATCAAATCAGCAGTCGCGCACTCCACAAAAACTGATCGCGATAGCGCTGCCAGCATAAGCATTGAGACAGAAACCGATACGCGAATTCGTCATCCACCACCGCTGAGCCCGCAAAGCAATAGTCACAGCAGCAGCAGTTCGTCGAGCAGTTCAAGTTGCAGCAACTccagtcacagcagcattggcagcaaaacagcaacaaaggcaGGGAAAGTGTCAGGAAGTCAGTGCATCGTTATCGCTTCGACGGCATCAGCCGTTGAGGATGGAAACAAAACAACGCGGCAGGCTCAAATCGACAACAAAACTTCGTCAACATTAGCCGACAATGAGCCATTGAATTTGAATGCACTAAAAACTGACACAGTAACAGCTTCGTTTGAGGag gtggAAAATAAGTTGGAGGAAATGTTCGCCGGCATTGAGGATGAACCAATTATACCAGAGCCCGAAGATATTGTTTCGCAGGCCCCTGCCAATGCGACCGAGGTGGTGCGCGATTTAAGCTTGGCATTGGAGTTATCCACAAATACCAGCACACAACACAGCGCCCCAACATCTGATGAGGCAATGGAGTTGAACCAATCTGTGAATGCTTGTGTTAAGGATATGAGTGCGCCGCTGCATGTGCGTACTGATGGTCCACCTCCAACGAAGGCCGCCAAAAAATCCACACTACCTAGTCCTGTGCGCAAACCAGCTGCTGAAACGCCACCTGATGCTTCTTCAGCTTCAGCGGGAGCTGTGCAGAATGCGGACGAAAAAAAGATTGCAAAGGAGAGTGATGCAGCATTAGCTGCTGTTGGCAGACGAAATGGTCCGCCACGTCGTCGCCTCTCAGTTGCTATGGATCCAGCAAATTTGCGCATTATGTTGGGGGAGGAATCTGACTTTACGGAAACACGTCCGCAACGCGCGAAACGCGCAGCCGCAGCTAAAAGGAATAACAATAACACTGATAACAGCGGCGACCATAGCAAAGAAGTCATATGCttagatgatgatgacgatCAGCCGAGCACTTCTGCCGCTGCAGCCGCAGCCTTAGCGGCTAAGACGATGGTCGCTAGCACAGCCAAAGAAGCAGCATCGCATGCAGTCGGTGGAAGCGGTGCCAATGCGAAAGCAACACCCAAAAACGCTAAAGGCGGCAAAGCGCAGGATACGCGCAAACGACCCAGTCGCGCTAATGATGTTGGCAAGAATGGTGGTAAGAAGAAGTTGACGgggaagcagcagcagcggcgtaaacaacagcaaaattcatcagaagATGAAGCGCCAGCTGCTCCGTCGTCTTCTGCCGTCGCGGagcaaataaagaataaatccCCATTTATCTTGGTCAAACGGGATGGTAGCATAAGTGTGGTGAATGCACCATTGAATGCTGAAGATGTAAACGAAAAGCACTCGGGCTCGCGGCTGATCAAGAAGCCTGCAGGTGCTGCCGGGTATGCGCACGATAGGAAAAACCTGCGGGGTCTGCACTCGTCCACGTTGAGCAATAAATACGATGCAGATACTACAGATTCAACGTGGATTTGTGTATTTTGCAAGCGGGGTCCTCATCGCATGGGGCTAGGTGACTTATTCGGACCCTACCTGGTCACAGTCGATTGTGAGGAGTATAAAGCGGCGGTAAAAGCGCCTGATGCACTTGATTTGGATGCGATTTTCGTTAGCAAGCGGAGGCGTATTGATATGGTTCAGACAAATCCGCGTAATCTGCCTGTGATGGCTGCTAAAAACAGCGCAGCGGAAATAGGCACAACTATTGGCGCAACGCGTACAAGCGTTGGG aaaaagaaatctatGGACACAAGTATGCCTGGAGCTCTGAATTCCCTTGTACCAGTCATTGATCCACTCGACTGCAGCGCAGATGAAGCATTGCAGCATAATTTCCTTGGCATGAGCAAAGTTTCGGAAACAAGCTATGAAGTGTGGCTGCATGAGGACTGTATTGTTTGGGCACCAGACGTATTTTTAGTCGGCGTACGTGTCATGGGGCTCGATGCAGCGGTCTGGAATAGCACTCACTACCATTGTACGTTGTGCAGCAAGCCGGGTGCAATTGTTTGTTGCCTGCAGCGTGATTGTAAGGCGACAGCACATGTGCCATGTGCACGAGAGGCCGGCTGGAACTTAAATGAGTCGACAATGAATGTGCACTGTCAGAAGCATGCGACTACTAATGCAGTGCAAACAACCgtggcagcaacaacaacaataaccactCCTGCTGTAACAAGCTCAGCTGCGGTACGCGAACTGCAGGCTGTAAGCAGCGGACGTCAATctgatttgaaaaattcttgA